In a single window of the Schistocerca americana isolate TAMUIC-IGC-003095 chromosome X, iqSchAmer2.1, whole genome shotgun sequence genome:
- the LOC124556289 gene encoding uncharacterized protein LOC124556289, whose translation MEVEYLHANYRRAVPAEERLPLTLRFLGTGENYASLNNLFCLIQHENEWLQIALGFEEQWNSSHYLGAIDGKCFDILAPANSGTDFYSYESYFSIVRLGVADSDYRIIYTNVGFQGHISDGRVLKHTNRK comes from the exons ATGGAGGTAGAATACCTCCATGCAAATTATCGACGAGCCGTACCAGCAGAAGAGAGGCTACCACTAACGCTACGATTCTTAGGAACAGGTGAAAATTATGCTAGCCTCAATAATCTATTTTGT CTCATTCAGCATGAAAATGAATGGTTACAAATTGCACTGGGCTTTGAGGAGCAGTGGAATTCCTCCCACTACCTTGGAGCTATAGATGGGAAATGCTTTGATATACTTGCACCTGCAAATAGCGGAACTGATTTTTATAGTTATGAAAGCTACTTCAGTATTGTCCGTTTAGGGGTAGCTGATAGTGACTACCGCATTATATACACAAATGTTGGGTTTCAAGGACATATTTCAgatggcagagtgctgaaacacacaaatagaaaGTAA